The Virgibacillus sp. MSP4-1 genome has a segment encoding these proteins:
- a CDS encoding CpsD/CapB family tyrosine-protein kinase, with the protein MARKKKRFNERIRQIIAHRNPKSPISEQYRSIRTNLQFASVDRELQTLVITSSGPSEGKSLTTANVAVVFAQQGKKVLLVDADLRKPTVHYTFQVDNTTGLSNYLIGDASLEATVSQTEVPNLDVATCGPIPPNPSEILSSKRMQQYIQEAKELYDLIIFDTPPVLAVTDPSIIAKECDGALLVVRSKTAEREAAVKSKEQLEQVHANVLGVVLNDREVKESSYYYYYGGSK; encoded by the coding sequence TTGGCGCGTAAAAAGAAACGTTTTAATGAGCGAATCCGGCAAATTATTGCCCATAGAAATCCGAAGTCACCGATTTCAGAACAATACCGTTCCATACGTACCAATTTACAGTTTGCGAGTGTAGATCGTGAACTGCAGACATTGGTCATCACATCATCGGGACCTTCAGAAGGTAAATCTTTAACCACCGCGAATGTGGCCGTCGTGTTTGCTCAGCAGGGTAAGAAAGTCCTGCTTGTCGATGCGGATTTACGAAAGCCGACTGTCCATTACACATTCCAAGTGGATAATACGACGGGTCTAAGCAACTATCTGATTGGGGATGCAAGCCTGGAGGCAACCGTTTCCCAAACGGAAGTGCCTAATTTAGATGTAGCGACGTGCGGTCCAATCCCTCCGAATCCATCTGAAATTCTAAGCTCCAAGCGCATGCAGCAATATATACAGGAGGCTAAGGAACTCTATGACCTTATCATTTTTGATACACCACCTGTATTAGCGGTAACGGATCCATCCATTATTGCCAAAGAATGTGATGGTGCGCTATTAGTAGTCAGAAGTAAAACAGCGGAGCGGGAAGCTGCTGTTAAATCAAAGGAACAGCTTGAGCAGGTACATGCGAATGTTTTAGGCGTGGTCCTAAATGATCGGGAAGTAAAGGAAAGCAGCTACTATTATTATTACGGGGGAAGTAAATAA
- a CDS encoding YveK family protein, with product MEETISLKEIYQTLKKHMLLILSITFFAAFIAAIISYFVLTPVYQSSSQFIVNQQSSQNSESEYNVNDIRTNVELINTYNVIIKSPAILDNVVEELNLDITAGALEKKIQVNSAENSQVVNIVVQDPDPELATQLANTIVSVFQDQVPVLLNVDNVQILSEAQMPADPQPVKPNPVLNIAIALVLGAMIGVGLAFLLEYLDNTIKTEEDVENHLGLPVLGVVAQIKDEDIRPAGARKPSLRMDRKRGGTFGA from the coding sequence ATGGAAGAAACCATTTCATTGAAAGAAATCTATCAGACGTTAAAAAAGCATATGCTCTTGATTCTATCGATTACATTCTTTGCTGCGTTTATCGCTGCCATTATTAGTTATTTTGTTCTTACACCAGTTTATCAATCATCCTCACAATTTATCGTAAACCAGCAGTCGTCGCAAAATAGTGAATCGGAATATAATGTGAACGACATAAGAACCAACGTTGAATTGATCAATACGTACAACGTGATTATAAAAAGCCCTGCCATCCTGGATAATGTTGTGGAAGAGTTGAACCTCGACATAACAGCAGGGGCGCTTGAGAAAAAAATCCAGGTGAACAGTGCTGAAAATTCACAAGTGGTAAATATCGTCGTTCAGGATCCTGATCCGGAGCTTGCAACACAGCTTGCCAACACTATTGTTTCGGTATTCCAGGACCAGGTTCCCGTTCTTTTAAACGTGGATAATGTCCAGATTTTATCCGAAGCCCAGATGCCAGCTGATCCACAGCCTGTCAAGCCAAACCCAGTCTTGAACATCGCCATCGCCTTGGTACTTGGAGCGATGATCGGTGTTGGACTGGCCTTCCTGCTTGAGTATCTGGACAATACGATTAAAACAGAGGAAGATGTGGAAAATCATCTCGGTCTTCCTGTATTGGGAGTTGTAGCACAAATTAAGGACGAGGATATTCGCCCTGCTGGTGCTAGAAAGCCGAGCTTAAGAATGGACAGAAAGCGTGGTGGAACCTTTGGCGCGTAA
- the galU gene encoding UTP--glucose-1-phosphate uridylyltransferase GalU — translation MKTVKKAIIPAAGLGTRFLPATKAMPKEMLPIVDKPTIQYIVEEAVKSGIEDIIIVTGKGKRAIEDHFDNNYELEDNLMKKGKYELLEKTKQPAQVDIHYIRQKEPLGLGHAVWCARKFIGNEPFAVLLGDDIVQADTPALRQLIEQYEETESSVVGVQQVANDETHRYGIVDPNTIEGHRYQVNDLVEKPEPGTAPSNLAIMGRYILTPQIFPFLDKHEKGAGGEIQLTDAIKQLNEHQFVYAYDFEGKRYDVGEKLGFIRTTVELALQDKEIGTDVEKVLRELLVMEPQK, via the coding sequence ATGAAGACTGTCAAAAAAGCAATTATACCAGCAGCTGGCCTGGGCACACGCTTCCTGCCAGCGACAAAAGCGATGCCGAAAGAAATGCTGCCGATTGTAGATAAGCCGACCATTCAGTACATAGTGGAAGAGGCGGTGAAATCAGGCATTGAAGATATCATCATCGTAACCGGTAAAGGCAAACGCGCAATTGAGGACCATTTCGACAATAATTATGAGCTAGAGGATAACCTGATGAAAAAAGGCAAGTACGAGCTGCTGGAAAAAACGAAACAGCCCGCACAGGTGGATATCCACTATATCCGTCAGAAGGAGCCGCTGGGCCTGGGCCATGCGGTTTGGTGCGCACGGAAATTCATCGGAAATGAGCCGTTTGCGGTATTGCTTGGGGATGATATCGTACAAGCCGACACACCAGCCCTCCGTCAGTTGATTGAGCAATATGAAGAAACCGAAAGCTCCGTTGTGGGTGTACAGCAGGTAGCGAATGACGAAACCCATCGTTACGGAATTGTGGATCCAAATACGATTGAAGGCCACCGTTATCAGGTGAATGACCTTGTGGAAAAACCAGAGCCGGGAACCGCGCCATCCAACTTGGCGATCATGGGACGTTACATCCTTACCCCGCAGATCTTCCCATTCCTGGATAAGCATGAAAAAGGTGCAGGCGGTGAAATTCAGCTTACCGATGCGATTAAGCAGCTGAATGAGCATCAGTTTGTTTATGCTTATGATTTTGAGGGGAAGCGGTATGATGTTGGGGAGAAGCTTGGGTTTATTCGGACGACGGTTGAACTTGCTTTACAGGATAAAGAGATTGGAACGGATGTCGAAAAAGTTTTACGTGAGTTACTCGTGATGGAGCCGCAAAAATAA
- a CDS encoding tyrosine-protein phosphatase produces MIDIHCHILPNLDDGSKSVAESMKMAQKAAKDGIYTIVATPHHLDGRYNNTGHEVEVAVQALNEALEDENIPVTIVPGHETRINGDMVERLERNEILPLNAASKYVFVELPSNHVPHYTNQLFFDMQVAGYTPVIVHPERNSALIQKPDQLYSLVKSGALTQVTAASATGKFGKKIQKFTKDILEANLTHFVASDAHNTTSRGFHLLEAYEHIKKTFGNEMVFQLMENTERLMEGQAVVGDQPHRITQKKFFGLLKK; encoded by the coding sequence ATGATTGACATTCATTGTCACATTCTCCCCAATCTCGATGATGGGTCGAAATCGGTGGCTGAGAGCATGAAAATGGCTCAGAAGGCTGCGAAGGATGGGATTTACACCATTGTCGCAACACCGCATCATCTGGACGGGAGATATAATAATACGGGACATGAAGTGGAAGTAGCTGTACAAGCATTAAATGAAGCACTTGAGGATGAAAATATACCAGTTACCATAGTTCCCGGGCACGAGACGCGGATCAATGGGGATATGGTGGAACGATTAGAGAGAAATGAGATCCTGCCACTAAATGCTGCCAGTAAATACGTCTTTGTCGAACTTCCATCCAATCATGTACCGCACTATACCAACCAACTATTCTTTGATATGCAAGTGGCCGGCTACACACCGGTGATCGTGCATCCTGAGCGGAATTCCGCCCTTATACAGAAACCGGATCAGTTATACAGTCTCGTCAAAAGCGGCGCACTCACTCAGGTAACCGCAGCAAGCGCAACCGGCAAATTCGGCAAAAAAATCCAGAAATTCACAAAAGATATTCTGGAAGCAAACCTTACCCATTTCGTCGCCTCCGATGCTCATAACACCACATCACGAGGATTTCACTTACTGGAAGCTTACGAGCACATTAAAAAGACATTCGGCAATGAAATGGTTTTTCAGTTGATGGAAAATACAGAGAGATTAATGGAAGGCCAGGCGGTTGTTGGGGATCAGCCGCATCGAATTACACAGAAAAAATTCTTTGGCCTGTTAAAAAAATAG